From the genome of Oxyura jamaicensis isolate SHBP4307 breed ruddy duck chromosome 2, BPBGC_Ojam_1.0, whole genome shotgun sequence, one region includes:
- the UTP23 gene encoding rRNA-processing protein UTP23 homolog — MKLRRQKHAKKNMGFYKNNFQFREPFQVLLDGTFCHAALQNKIQIREQLPGYLGGPTQLCTTRCVLKELESLGKPLYGAKLIAQRCEVQNCSHHKDPVSGSACLLSMVEEGNPHHFFIATQDQDLANKVKKKAGVPLLFIIQNTMVLDKPSPKSLAFVQTLQTSQLVPEHQKQSIVQLKEKEGLTKQEGEKRRKRKRAGGPNPLSCLKKKKKTQESKEPSAEKKKRRRKRYRVKTKAVQSVQKNEGE, encoded by the exons ATGAAGCTGCGGCGGCAGAAGCACGCCAAGAAGAACATGGGCTTCTACAAGAACAACTTCCAGTTCCGCGAGCCCTTCCAGGTGCTGCTGGACGGCACCTTCTGCCACGCCGCGCTCCAGAACAAGATCCAGATCCGGGAGCAGCTGCCCGGCTACCTGGGCGGCCCCACGCAGCTCTGCACCACACG atgTGTTCTGAAAGAATTGGAATCACTGGGGAAACCTCTGTATGGAGCAAAATTAATTGCCCAAAGATGTGAAGTTCAAAACTGTTCTCACCATAAGGATCCTGTGAGCGGCTCAGCCTGTTTACTTTCCATGGTTGAAGAAGGCAACCCTCATCACTTCTTTATTGCTACCCAG gACCAGGATTTAGcaaacaaagtgaaaaagaaggCTGGCGTTCCTCTCCTCTTTATTATTCAGAACACTATGGTGCTAGACAAACCTTCTCCTAAGTCTTTGGCATTTGTTCAAACGTTGCAGACAAGTCAGCTTGTTCCAGAGcaccaaaagcaaagcattgtgcaacttaaagaaaaagaaggactAACAAAGCAAGAaggtgaaaagagaagaaaacgcAAAAGGGCAGGAGGCCCCAATCCTCTCAGctgtctgaaaaagaagaagaaaacacaggagaGCAAGGAGCCTTCggctgaaaagaagaaaagaagaagaaagcgATATAGggttaaaacaaaagctgtgcaaTCAGTGCAGAAGAACGAGGGGGAATAG